A region of Flavobacterium album DNA encodes the following proteins:
- the pyk gene encoding pyruvate kinase: protein MPTTNKKTKIVATLGPACSTREVIKDMIDAGVNVFRINFSHADYTDVQERIDIIRALNNEFGYNTSILADLQGPKLRVGVMKEDVIVKKGDTVIFQTSDDVPGTADNVYMNYKAFPSDVNPGEMVLLDDGKLMFEVVETNKKDRVRAVVVQGGPLKSKKGVNLPHTKVSLPALTEKDIRDALFAIKASVDWIALSFVRTPKDLEELQDLIAEHSDHKIPIIAKIEKPEGVENIDKIVAFCDGLMVARGDLGVEMPAHEVPLIQKKLINRAKTARIPVIVATQMMETMITSLTPTRAEVNDVANSVMDGADAVMLSGETSVGNYPVQVIEKMTQIIEAVEDSPLIHVPQNVPQVRTKRFITKSICYHAAQMANTIKAKAISTLTNSGYTAFQISAWRPGAHILVFTSNKRILTQLGLLWGVKAFYYDAFLSTDETVEDVNNIAKEKGFVEKGDILINLAAMPVADKGMVNTLRVSEID from the coding sequence ATGCCGACGACAAACAAAAAAACAAAAATTGTAGCCACATTAGGCCCTGCATGCAGCACAAGGGAAGTGATCAAAGACATGATCGACGCCGGCGTGAACGTATTCAGGATCAATTTTTCGCATGCCGACTATACCGATGTACAGGAACGAATAGATATCATACGCGCCCTAAACAATGAGTTTGGGTACAATACTTCGATACTTGCCGACCTTCAGGGGCCCAAGCTTCGCGTAGGGGTAATGAAAGAAGATGTTATCGTGAAAAAAGGCGATACCGTAATATTCCAGACATCGGACGACGTGCCCGGCACTGCTGATAACGTTTATATGAACTACAAGGCTTTCCCAAGCGATGTGAATCCGGGGGAAATGGTTTTGCTGGACGACGGTAAACTGATGTTTGAGGTTGTTGAAACCAATAAAAAAGACCGTGTGAGGGCGGTTGTAGTACAGGGCGGCCCGTTAAAATCAAAGAAAGGCGTAAACCTGCCGCATACCAAAGTTTCATTGCCTGCATTGACTGAAAAGGACATCCGCGATGCCCTGTTTGCCATAAAGGCAAGTGTGGACTGGATAGCGCTTTCGTTCGTAAGGACACCAAAAGACCTTGAAGAGCTGCAAGACCTTATTGCAGAGCACTCCGACCATAAAATTCCGATCATTGCCAAAATAGAAAAGCCGGAAGGCGTAGAGAATATCGACAAGATCGTAGCATTTTGCGACGGCCTTATGGTAGCCCGCGGCGACCTTGGTGTGGAAATGCCTGCGCATGAAGTACCGCTTATCCAGAAAAAACTTATCAACCGTGCCAAAACGGCACGTATACCGGTAATTGTGGCCACACAGATGATGGAGACCATGATCACGAGCCTTACACCTACACGCGCCGAGGTGAACGACGTAGCCAACTCGGTTATGGACGGCGCTGACGCGGTTATGCTTTCGGGCGAAACATCGGTGGGTAACTACCCGGTACAGGTTATCGAGAAGATGACCCAGATCATCGAGGCTGTTGAAGATTCGCCGCTTATCCACGTGCCGCAAAACGTACCGCAGGTAAGGACGAAGCGTTTCATTACAAAATCGATATGCTACCACGCTGCCCAGATGGCCAACACCATCAAGGCGAAAGCGATCAGCACGCTTACCAACTCAGGGTACACTGCATTCCAGATCTCTGCATGGAGGCCGGGTGCGCACATACTGGTATTCACATCGAACAAAAGGATACTTACCCAGCTTGGACTACTGTGGGGTGTTAAGGCATTTTATTATGATGCCTTCCTGAGCACGGATGAAACGGTTGAAGATGTGAACAATATTGCCAAAGAAAAAGGCTTTGTTGAGAAAGGCGATATCCTTATCAACCTCGCTGCCATGCCGGTAGCGGATAAAGGGATGGTAAATACACTAAGAGTGTCAGAAATAGACTAA
- a CDS encoding Bax inhibitor-1/YccA family protein, with protein sequence MTMKSSNPFLKNKSFSPTTNVYGANTYQEVIDYNNTMTVNGAINKSFLLLVLLLGGAASTWVMAYNGMNPFGLMITGAIAGFIVVLIAAFKPKYSPYLAPAYAVLEGLFIGGLSAFIEVMYPGVAIQAVGATFVTFIVCFALYRFKVVKVTEQFKSIAIAATAAIATFYLISWIVWMFTGSYLIGHSFRDNSLMSIGISVFVIVIAAINLFLDFDMIEQGAQRKLPKYMEWFGAMGLMVTLVWLYIEFLKLFAKIAGRD encoded by the coding sequence TTGACGATGAAATCAAGCAACCCGTTCTTAAAGAACAAATCATTTTCCCCTACTACGAATGTCTATGGTGCAAACACCTACCAGGAAGTTATAGATTATAATAACACTATGACCGTTAACGGTGCTATCAACAAAAGCTTCTTATTGCTGGTATTGCTGCTTGGCGGAGCTGCAAGTACATGGGTTATGGCCTATAACGGCATGAACCCGTTCGGACTGATGATCACAGGGGCAATTGCCGGCTTTATAGTGGTGCTGATCGCTGCTTTCAAACCTAAATATTCACCTTATCTGGCTCCTGCCTATGCTGTATTGGAAGGGCTTTTCATTGGCGGACTGTCAGCGTTCATTGAGGTAATGTACCCCGGTGTTGCCATACAGGCTGTAGGTGCGACCTTTGTTACGTTTATCGTATGTTTTGCACTGTACCGCTTTAAAGTGGTTAAAGTTACCGAGCAATTTAAATCTATTGCTATTGCTGCAACAGCTGCGATAGCCACTTTTTATTTGATTTCGTGGATTGTATGGATGTTTACCGGATCGTATCTGATAGGGCATTCATTCAGGGACAATTCCCTAATGAGCATAGGCATCAGCGTATTTGTAATCGTTATCGCTGCAATTAACCTGTTCCTTGATTTTGACATGATCGAACAGGGGGCACAGCGAAAGCTGCCAAAATATATGGAATGGTTCGGCGCTATGGGGCTTATGGTAACCCTGGTATGGCTGTATATCGAATTCCTTAAGCTGTTTGCTAAAATAGCCGGAAGGGATTAA
- a CDS encoding IPExxxVDY family protein translates to MAIHKLLIDDFITIDYGLIAIHSSLEDYRLAYFINRELSVLLEKSSEDIGFTIREGESCFSRYVYEDANDTLWNLVQNRNSVVSSQTGITSLFEQTGINVTTSVFLLPELKKVDYILKIENTPDVFALDDVVESLLAIKHITTAYTIDHSKLKSKNNLIF, encoded by the coding sequence ATGGCCATTCATAAACTATTAATTGACGATTTCATTACGATCGATTATGGATTGATTGCCATACATTCTTCCCTTGAAGATTATCGCCTTGCCTATTTCATTAACAGGGAATTATCTGTGCTTCTGGAAAAAAGTTCTGAAGACATCGGGTTCACCATCCGCGAAGGCGAAAGCTGTTTTTCCAGGTATGTATATGAAGATGCTAATGACACCTTGTGGAACTTGGTTCAGAACAGGAACAGCGTTGTGAGTTCGCAGACGGGAATTACCTCGTTGTTCGAACAGACAGGCATAAATGTTACTACCAGCGTATTCCTGCTGCCGGAACTGAAAAAAGTAGATTATATACTAAAAATAGAAAATACCCCCGATGTTTTCGCGTTAGATGATGTAGTAGAGAGCCTTTTGGCCATTAAACACATCACGACCGCCTATACCATTGACCACAGTAAACTAAAATCGAAAAACAATTTAATTTTTTAA